A single Desulfovibrio gilichinskyi DNA region contains:
- a CDS encoding (2Fe-2S) ferredoxin domain-containing protein, which translates to MATPERMIICCQSFRTSGSPKGICHKSTEGFLQYIEEELLDRGLDAIVVATTCLKQCESGPIMVVQPENWWFKGVESEGAIDEILDSLEDGEPCEKYLLS; encoded by the coding sequence ATGGCTACACCGGAAAGAATGATAATATGCTGTCAGAGTTTTCGCACATCAGGAAGCCCCAAAGGAATCTGTCACAAATCAACTGAAGGCTTTCTCCAATATATCGAAGAAGAGCTGCTGGATCGCGGTCTTGATGCAATAGTCGTTGCTACCACCTGCCTTAAACAGTGTGAATCAGGCCCGATCATGGTTGTTCAGCCTGAAAACTGGTGGTTCAAAGGAGTTGAATCCGAAGGCGCAATTGATGAGATTCTCGACAGCCTTGAAGACGGCGAACCCTGCGAAAAATATTTACTTAGTTAA
- a CDS encoding GNAT family N-acetyltransferase: MPGTIKIRTAIREDLSSLADLLEMLFSIEADFCADRKRQLRGLAMLLETNRGCILVAEAGNIVVGMCSGQFMISTAEGGLSVLVEDVVVHKDWQGRGIGRMLMDSIGTYAKDNNASRLQLLADSENIPALNFYKNLGWEPTRLICLRKRHS; this comes from the coding sequence ATGCCGGGCACAATTAAAATACGAACCGCAATTCGCGAAGATCTAAGCAGTCTCGCTGACCTGCTGGAAATGCTCTTTTCCATTGAAGCAGACTTTTGCGCAGACAGAAAAAGACAACTGCGCGGACTTGCAATGCTGCTTGAAACCAATCGGGGATGTATTCTGGTCGCTGAGGCTGGAAATATTGTGGTCGGCATGTGCTCTGGACAATTTATGATTTCCACTGCTGAAGGCGGATTATCAGTACTGGTGGAAGATGTGGTTGTACACAAAGACTGGCAGGGGCGCGGCATAGGTAGAATGCTAATGGACAGTATCGGAACATATGCGAAAGACAACAACGCATCACGTTTGCAACTGCTTGCAGACAGCGAAAATATTCCGGCACTTAACTTCTATAAAAATCTCGGGTGGGAACCTACCCGGCTCATTTGTCTGAGAAAGCGTCATTCATAA